The nucleotide sequence AGAGCCGGTAGGCGTGCAGGGTAGCGCCCTCCGGCAGGAGGTCCGGTCGCGACAGATCGGCGGGAATCACGGCCAGTCCGGAGGCCGGCTGGTCCAGACGCAGGGTCGCGCTCTGCAGCAAATCGCCAGTGTAGGGCAGAATCGCCCATGGCGCATAAAGCGGCCGAGGATCATTTGCGGCAATGTGGCGCAGCTTCTCGATATCCTGGCGCAACGTGGTTGCCCCATCGGGCGCAGTAAGTACGCGCCATAAGGGTCCGCCCCACAGGTAGAATAGCAAGAGTGCGCCAGGCGCCAACCAGGCCAAAGGCCCGGCGTTCGATGCCCGATGCTGTAAATCGCCAAGCGCCTGCAACGCCGCCAGAAGCAGGGGCGGCAGCAACGCCGCTGCATAGTATCCATGTATAGTTTGTACGACTACTATTTCATCCCCATTCAGCATCAGGAGCACAGCGTAGGGGGCGGCGACCAGCAAAAGCCGCGGTCGCAGCAATGGCAAAAAGGCAAAGGACAGGGCCAGCTGGAACACGAAGCGTCCGTTGACTGGCCGCCACAGTCCGCCCAAAAAAGCGTGTGGATTAAGAAGCGGAGAAAGCAAAATCTGCGACCAGCCATCACCCAGGTAACGATAGCGTTCCAGTCCGGTCAGCGCGGGACGCTCCACAGTGAGCAGCGAGGTCAGCGTGATGGCCAGAGCTCCGGCGCCAAAGACGGCCAGAAAAAGCAGAATCCAGCGCGGCCGGCGTCGGGCCGCAGCCAGTTCCGCCAGGGCAAAGCCGGGGAATAATAGCAACAGGTCCTCGCGGCAGGCAAGGCAGATGGCGCTGGCCAGTACAAAGAGCGCCGGGCGACGCGCTTCGTAAGCCCAGAGCATCCCGGCCAGCGCCGGCAGCGCCAGCAGCATATCCCGTGGACCATGAACAAAAAGCTGGAGCGATAGCGGATTGCAGAACGTCAGCAAGAGCGACGCCGCCAGCCAGGGACCGCGCAGCGGTCCGCGTTTGCTGCCGATATTGCTAAGCATCAACAGCGCCGCCAGCAGACTAAGACCGCCCAATAGCAATCCGGCCGTAAGCGGCGCAAGAAAGGCGCGCAGCAAATCGTAAAAATATACAACTACATAGTAAATGGGCGAGAAATGAGTTTCAAAAACGCTGCTGGTCCCAAGGATCCGCGAGGCGCTGCCGCGACCGAGGCGTAGACCCTCCAGCATTTGTAAGTAGTAGCCAAGGTCGCGGCCCAGGGGCAGGGCGGCGTCCGCCGCAAGCCGGGCCAAGGATCTCCAACTTAGCAGGAAATAGAGTGCCGCAGCAAAGGCGATGATCAGGCGACGAGGCTGCAAGGAGTCGATCCGGTTGGGCCGTGCGGCCGAATGCTGACGCTCTGCTCTGGCAGTCGCCGGACGTTGTAGCAAATCATTTTCCGTCAGCGGACGGCTCTCATTTGAAAAGATTTGACCCGCGGGCAATTGCGCCGGCCATTTTCTTATGCAGCAAGGTTTTCGAAAGGCCGTCCCCTGGATTCTGGTGTTGCTTTTCTTGCTACTGGGCTACGCCAGGGTGTCGCCTTCCCGGACCTTCACTGGCGATGGACTTACCAAGCTGATCCAGGCGCGTGCGCTGCAACAGGGCCGGGAGGGACTGCTCTATCCATCGGCGGATCTGGATCCGAACTACCGTTTCTATCCGTTTCGTGGCGTGTATCTGGTGGAGTTGGGTTCCAGAAAACTGGGCCCCTTTCCGATAGCCTACGCGGCGCTGGCCGCATTGCTGGATGCAATTTTCGGTCCGGCTTCACTTCCGCTGTTTAATCTGTGTACGATCCTCGCGATGTTCATCGTACTGCGCTACTTCTGGAGGTGCAGCAAGCTGACGCTACTCTTTGCCGTGTGCTGCACGCCATTGTTGTTGCTGGCGCTGGAACCGGGAGAGAACTCCGTCGCTTGTTTGATCAGTTTTATCGGATTCAGTCTGGCCCTTGGCCAGGAGCGGGAAGGGCAGCCGCAGGAAACGACTCAGTCGTTGCAAAATCTGATGCGCTATTCTGGCGGCGGCCTGGCGCTTGGGCTGGCCGCCTGGCTTCGGCTGGAAATGCTATTCTTCGGCGCGGCGCTGTGCGGTCTCCTTTTTCTAGGATGGCTGCGCCAGCAACTGCGCGTCAAGATGCCGACCGCCGCCAGGCATTCACTCTTCAAGTCGATTTCCCTGGCAGCAGGCCTGGGCGCGGCGGCCGGGGCATTGATTCTTTTCCATTTTTTCGACTATGGCGATCCGCGCGGCGTGCGCTACCTGGCCAATGTAAAGTTCTTCGAATCGGCAAACAATTGGCGCGTACAGATCTGGACCACACTGGTCTTTGCCTGGCTGCGTCCGCTGCCCAAGCTTGGCTATTTTGGCTATATGCCGGCGCTGCTTGGCGCCTTTGTAAGCTTCGCGTGGCCGTCGATTCGCGGCCAGCTTACGGAAAACCTGCGGCTGCTTTATCACAGCATCGTGCTGGGCATTGTGCTGGTTCCCTGCTTTGCGCCCAATGATGGGGTAGTCACCTGGGGTCCGCGCTATCTGGCAGCGGGTATTCTGCCGGGCCTGATCATCGCCGATCGCGCATACGCAATGTGGCAGCGCAGTGCGGCCAGCGGCCTCAAGCGACGACTCCGACTGACAGCGCTCACCGCGCTATTTCTCTTTTCGACGGTCGCCACGCTGCTGGGATTAGAATTCTACCACGCCGCCGGTCGCCAGTTGCAAAAAGTACAGAGCGAGTTCGCAAGGGCGCCCGCTGATGTATGGCTCTTTACCGATACAACCTTTGCACAATATGTAGGACTCAACTATTTCACTCAGCGGACAATGGTCGTTCAAACCGAAGCAGACGCCAGATCCTTTGTGGAGATGGCCAGAGGTAAACTGTCGGGAAAGACAATTGCCGTCATGGAATCCGCGCCAATGCTGGCGCGCGCCAATTACGCTGAGCTATTTGAAGCAAGCTTTATGCGCCTGGGCGAGCGCCCGCTGCCCACCGGCCAGAGCCGGGCGGTGCTGTATCGGGTTCCCTGAGCGGGGGGATCATGTTAATGCGCCGGTTTGCCGTCGCCGGTTCGTCAAATATGGAGGTTAGCGAAATATGACCTTCCAATTTAGGGGAACCGCGATTCGCCGCTTTGTCAGCCATACTTGTAGCCATGCCGAAACTCGCAGCACGGTAAGTTCGGCCAAACTTTAAAAACATATTCGAATGTTGCTGAGTCACAAAGTCCTTCAAAGGACACGTTCATTGTCGCGCCGAGAAAGAGCCCGTGGAAAAAGACACCTATGTCTGCAATTCAACGAATACTATTTCATACTCGGCAGTTCGATTCTGACTCGCGTGCTTCTATTCCTTCCCGTTGAAAATAAAGTCAAGTATGGGCTCATCAAAACGAAAATCCGAAGGAATATTTCGCGGATCGCAGGACCAGCAATTCGAACCGCTCAGTTCCGGTCCAATTTGTGCGTCACCCAAGTTAAGAACTCGTCCGTCTGCCGTAAGCAGTTCCGAGTGCAAGTATGTGCGGCTTCGGAGCATCAATTGTCGTCACTATCTTCCTGATCTCAATTGAAATGTTGTCTAACATTACAACTGAATAGTGGGCGCCGCGCATCTTGATCACTCCCCATGTCCACTGCGGCATTTGCTGAGTGATCATCCATTTGGATTTGATTCTTTCACCGATGGTCATTATGGATACCCAGCGTCCATAAGGGCCCTGGTACAATGCTGGATGAATCCGGGGCGCGTAGTTGAGTTCGAAGTCCGGGTGCAGCGGTTGTCCGCGTGGCCATGGCGCCTGTGACATGAACGCCGGTAGCATGAGCAGAAAAATCAATCGATAAGGTCGCTTCACGGGCATGTTACTCCTGCTGACCTGTTCCCCATTGCCTGATCCAGATCGCCTATTTTGGTTGTGGAGGATGCGGCTGATTGCGCAAGGGGAAATGCAGAAGCCGGAAGCGATGCAGCCGCGCGCAGAACTTTCTTGAGGCCTGAAATGCAGATTGTTTGGAGCTAATTACAATATTTTGAAGCCTCCACGTATCTCGCTGCCTGGCTGCTATTTCTCGTCCATAGTCGCTATGCCTTCCCAATCTGCGCCAACTCCCTGCAGAGCATTGCGCTCCGATCGCTGTCGATACAACCGGGCGGCGCCGTCGCCGGGGTTGACGGCAAGCACTCTGCCAAATAGCTCCGATGCGCCGGCAAAGTCGCGATTCATGTAAGCCTGCAGTCCGTGCTCAAATTCGGAGAGCGTTCTGGATTTGGCAGCGACGGAATCCTCATCATCGCCATCGAAAATCTCAAAGACCGATACCGGCTCTTGTTTGCCTTTAACGCGAACGCGATCCACAATCCGATAGCGATAGCGAGTGGGATCTTCCATACGAAACAGAGTATTCTCAGTTAGAAGCAGGGTTGCATCGTAAAATTTTGTCAGGCCCTCGACGCGCGACGCCAGATTGACGGTATCCGAAATCACGGTGCCCTCCATCCGTTCCGGCTCCCCAATCGTTCCCAGCATCAGTTGTCCGGTGTTGATCCCGATGCCAATCTTGAGCGGCTGGTAGCCGCTGCTGGCGCGGCGCGCGTTGTATGCACGAAGGTCCTGTTTCATCGTAATGGCGGCGCGCACTGCATCCTCCGGACTCTCCGGAAAGAGCGCCATAATGGCGTCGCCCATGTACTTGTCGATGAAGCCGCGGTGCTTGCGAATCGCAGGGCCAGTATGGCCAAGAATTGCGTTCAAAAAGCGGAAATTTTCCTCTGGCGTCATTGCCTCCGATAGCGAAGTGAAGGAGCGGATGTCGGAAAAGAGCACGCTCATTTCCCGGCCGACAGCGTCGCCCAGTCGAACCTCCGTAATGCGTCGCTTGTCGAGCAGCAACATGAACTGACTTGGGACAAAGCGCGCATAGGAATGCGCCAGCTCTGCCTGGTTCTGAAAAGCAAGCTTCTGCTCCATCTGGATCCGATCGCCAAGGGCCAAAGATAGCAGCAACGCTTCGATGACCGAAGAGATGGCGACGCCCTGTTCGACCAGAAAGGAGCGGGGAAGGATGCCCGAAACAGCCAGCCCCAGCACAGCGCTGGATAACAAAAACAGGCTCCAGGCAAGCAAGAAGAAGCGCGCCGGTCGATAGCCGCGCCAGGCGCAAACGACGGCGCTGGCAAAGATTACGATTGGCGCGATCAGCGCCATGGCGACGGCCGCGCGGATCGCCAGCGGCCCAAGCCACGGCTCGCTGAATGGGAACGCCGAAAGAATGCGTACGGCTTGTAAGAGCCAGTATCCAGTCGGGAAGTTCTCTCTAACCTGCAAGAAGCGCTGGGAGAAGTGGGCGGCAAGCATACAGACCAATCCCGGCAGCATTCCCGTCAGGTGTTTGGGAATCTCGGGATGATCGGGAAAAAGGAAACGGTGTGCATCGCCCTCGAAGCAAATAAAGAAAAACACCGCAGCGATCTGAAAGAGAGAATAGAGCAGATAGTTGTGATCTCGAATGGAGAAAAAGAGCGACAGATTATAGAAGGCCATTAACAATATAGCCCCATAGATCATGGCCACAATCATACGGTTGACTGTCGACTGTTCAAAGTAGGATTCGCGGGACCAGACCCGCATTTCGCAGTTCAGGCTGCTGTCCGAGCGCACTCGTACGAAAAGTTGCTGCGCTCCGCTATCGTCGCGCAGCGAAAACAGCAGCCTTTCATTGTTAAATTCTCGCTGCCGGAAGGGCGTCGATCGGCCGCTTTCGAAACGCGAAAAATCTCCGGCCTCGCTTTGACGGTAGACCTCTACATGGTCCAGCAGCGGCGAGCTGATCTCCAGCAGCAAAGGTCGCCGGGCTGTGTTCTGTACTTGAAACCGGATCCAGATAGCGTCGGTGGAATAGCCAAAATTCAGTCGCCGATCGGCTGGCGCTTGCCACTCGGACTCCGGCAATGTGCGAATCTTCTCCAGATCCAGCCTTCCCGCCGAATCCCGGTAATATGCGGCCCGGGCGCCAACGGAGGAGTAGGTTACTCCATCGGGCAGTCGAATCGTTTCCACGCCCTGCGCGCTCAGGGAAGCGAGGCTGCAAAACAGAAGGGTTGCTGCAAATGGCGCCGCACCCAAACCGTACTTAGTTATCCTGTACATAGTATATTCCAGCATCCAGGCCGTTTCGCTTCCAGTCTTTGGCTTCAGGGCGCAGCTTGCGAAGCTGCAGCGCGTTCTCGGAGATAGCGCGATGTCCAGAGATCCGGCGAACGAAAGATCGCGTCTTCGTCCGCCGACCCATTGACCTCACGCCAGGCGCTGCGCCAGCGGGGTCCTTCACCCTCGTCGACTCGCTGTATTGTGGAGATCAGTTGGGGAAAGAAGTAGCGCCAGGCCTGCTGATAGATCTTGATTGGATAGTTCTGGAACGATAGGTCCGCGCTGCGGCTATAGCCGCGGCAGATCGCCGAGGGACCGGGACATGGCGACATCTTATCCACGCTGCCTGGACTGCCGCCAGAACGGGGATACTGCGCTTTCACGGTGTCGGTCGGACAGAGGCATAGCATCGCAAGCGCTCCGGAGATAAGGTAAGGCCAAAAAAAAGGCCGCTCAGACGAGCGGCCTTTCTTGCTGAAAACCAAAGTCTCGATCTTACAGCGCCAGCTTGTAGCCGAACTTGTAGTGCGTTCCGCTCAGGCTGATCGGATATACCGGGAAGGGGGCAAGAGCCAGAGCGCCGCCGGTCGACTTCGCTCCAACGGTGCCGTAGCCGCCGCCCACAATCGTTTCAAACTCGATGAAGAGTTTGTCGCCGCTGGCCAGCTTGTGCTCAACGCCAATTACGAAGTTCGGGGAAATGGAACGGACACGGAATTTGACCGATTCAGCAAAGATCGGCTGGGATCCACGAGCCGGACTGGGGCTCGGAGAAACCGTGGTGGTTGCACCTTGCGAGGTCAAGAGAGCAACGGCGTCGCCATTGTTGAAGCCGCCAACTTCCCATCCACCCCACGAATAGTTAATTCCCACGCCAGCATATACTGCGCCGCTTTCG is from Leptospirales bacterium and encodes:
- a CDS encoding DUF2079 domain-containing protein translates to MARLAADAALPLGRDLGYYLQMLEGLRLGRGSASRILGTSSVFETHFSPIYYVVVYFYDLLRAFLAPLTAGLLLGGLSLLAALLMLSNIGSKRGPLRGPWLAASLLLTFCNPLSLQLFVHGPRDMLLALPALAGMLWAYEARRPALFVLASAICLACREDLLLLFPGFALAELAAARRRPRWILLFLAVFGAGALAITLTSLLTVERPALTGLERYRYLGDGWSQILLSPLLNPHAFLGGLWRPVNGRFVFQLALSFAFLPLLRPRLLLVAAPYAVLLMLNGDEIVVVQTIHGYYAAALLPPLLLAALQALGDLQHRASNAGPLAWLAPGALLLFYLWGGPLWRVLTAPDGATTLRQDIEKLRHIAANDPRPLYAPWAILPYTGDLLQSATLRLDQPASGLAVIPADLSRPDLLPEGATLHAYRLWLLERNIDSRQVARSGALALIDLDRRAAPGHLPLYQAGAIEINARYTIAENQIDPVEIRDQGRMARIVGGGHGPGFPPARREMVSGLNNLQGLNLKTISVLVRRQSSERCPPAVQPQLIALYADGSRQTKNLVADSDRYQWQTMNLDARRPLAFAALTTRACGLWLLDRWRLEESSTGAQ